The genomic interval ctaccatgtcaaaggcccTCTCCTGGTCCAAGGAGACcagtgcacatggcaaatcacGAACTTTAACAAACTCGATCAAGTCTCTCATCAACCTGaggttatgttgaatacacttgcctcgcacagcacaagtctggagaggacctacaatatccggcatcacatccgctaagcgatttcctaatgctttggtcaggattttgtagtccacaGTTGACAGCGTTATTGGACGCCTATTCgggtccaaagggtctcccgacttttgtgaggagaacaatatttccaacccgctgtgtttggccttatgtaattcaactggaaagagGGAGCGAACACGTCTCTCAAGTCCCCACTGAGAACCTCCCAAaaggtcctatagaactcagcagggaggccatcgggaccgggggactttcccttcttcatcgctgctaccgctgtccagagctcaccaacggagagattcCAACGGAGAGAACCCAACCTATCGTTTTTactatgaggggggggggggccttatctataccagacaacaattcttcctggagatcctcgctatcagcagccctggagtacaggttcgaaagGAACGATCTAAAtacctcagatgactagtgacctgacttagcatgtgttgttcgcagaattgacgttgtgtttatgaagggtgaaCAATCGTACAAAACCTcccaatgagtcggtattcacatctggtcggttttctctcaagttaccctattatatagttgactcaatgtaatcagtcttacatgacactcgtaactcccatataataacgggctttgcgacagtgtctatcgACGGTCGATCACACTTCAAAGTTCCCaaataagtcctaagtggcttcctgagccaaagtgacaTAATTAGAAaaccagccataacatatagtgagggtgctagcccggtttcatttacacgtttgaggacggaaggtttgatggtcccgatcagtaaagggcacagggggtctggggaatgaatatatatgaaatttcctttttatcCAGGCGGCCATCTTagattctggccgccatcttggaaatgggTGACCCAAGCAACGTGttatgaccatcatctgtttcagtgaccccggaaatacctgaattgacccctcatttgttcatttctgatttttacagccagatatatgacatttcctttttttctggcagccatcttggatgttggccgccatcttggaaatgggttgcccaagcaacatgccatgaccatcatctgtctCAATGAACCtaggaaacacctgaattgacccctcatttgttcatctccgatttttacagccagatatatgacatttcctttttttctggcggccatcttggattttggccgccatcttggaaaatcGGAGCCGatcaagtgggttccacggataaaatcaatagataggtcgaaaagaaactccatgccaaatttggtacttttgtccggccggtaacgttaatcctaaaaattgttgctaagccacctgactactTATACTCTTTTGCAATGAATGGAGTGGAATTACCATGACAAACTCAGTgaacaaacttaaaacattaaatttaatgCTGCATTTCTCATTAAAATGCCTGTGAGCTAACAATGTTAGTTATTTGTGGGTACACTCTAAAGTAAGAGATAAATCTATGATGTTTATGATGGCAGAAACATTGAAAGTGTTACATTGGTATAGTCACCTGAATGCTGATAAGACAAGTTTGCGATGAAGCTTCCAGGAAGGCTGAGTGTACTGTCCACCTAATATATCTGTACCGCCCTCTGTTATTGTCTCCACTGTGAAAAAAAGTACAGAGAGTACAGCCAGGGATGTGTCAGTGTGATGGATAACCTATACAACAAATTTACTATGATTTCGAGCTCATCCATCAAAATTTATGGATAATCCTTTTCCAATTTCAAAAGTTTCCTTAAACGGTATTGATGGTCAGTTGTCAATATTCTCTGGGTTTTTTCTTTGTGCTATGAACAATAGCTGGCATGAGACAATGCTTTGATTAATGGGATTAGCTTTGTCTCATTAAAGAAAGTGATCACATATTAGCAAACACTGCAGTTTACTATGAATTACTTACCAAAGTAGAATAGTACTCTAACGTATACAAGACTACAAACACGTCTCTtaattcaattttctttttaaatttcctGTTCCAATCAACGACATTTGTAAAGTTATCTCATTTATGAAATCAGTCCCGAACGACCAATATCGCATAGCCTCGCCACAAATGTTGTAAATTTTTTTATTCGGGAAATAAATGACTGGTACCGGCAACCTTGTACTTTATCAGTCTGGGTCTTATAACCTTGCATAAGTCTAGCAGACAATTTTGGGAGATTGTGTAGTAAGTGTTTTAAAGATGGTTACGGTTTACAATTGAAGGCTTAACAGTGAACACAAAAAAGTATGTTTTTGGCGGCAACAACCTCACTACAAAGGGAATATATTTGATTGGGTATCCTTCTCACTGACACATGTAACGATGCTCTACACATATACGCCACATATAAGCACTATAATATAGTCAAGTAATTTTCCAGCTACTGTAATAAACAGAATGAAGACAGGCAAACCCACTGCACTTTTTACTAGAGAAACTTCTCAACAATCCTTCAAGCATTAACAGTAGcttaaaactgaaataaaaatttgcTTTAGCTAATACACCTTATTTTGTGCTATTGGAAGGATAGGCCTTGGATAGTCATATTTGACGAAAGGAAAGAGGAACACATTTTTACAAGTGAACATTTGCAttcattttttagttttgaatagTGACATTTTAAGTGGTCACAGACTTTTGCATCATAAGTCAACTTGAAGCACATGGTTGTGAATATGTCAAGGTTGCACATTGATATAAAACATACTAGTATTACTAGAAAATGTCATATTGATTTTCAATGAGAGAAAAGTTAGACCCCACACTTAACATTCATACACCGTTGGTATCAGAAGTCAATCTATTTGAACGTGGCATTGCAGCTTTTGTAAAGTACTTCATTCATGTTCAACAAACCTTCTCTGTTCGTATTAAGTTAAACGACAAGCCTGTATTTCTAACTTTTCTCTCTAATTTGGCCCATCATTAACACTTACACGAAAACGTGTTCGGTCTGTTGGCAAATTCCACCGCCTTCTTCACCAGGGCCTCTTTGATGGTACATGAACCGTTGAGTACCACGGTCCATCTCTGTCCTATCCtcaatgaaaatatgtcaccgTACTTCTCAGCGTAGTCCATGAACAGTACGTAAGGAGGCTTTCCACTGGCAAATTCTGCAagaaacatttataaataaGTTTGATCCACTTAATACACTGGTGATTAAATGTTCAATCAAAATCAAATACTAAGTACAAAACTTTGTGACATAATACGGCCAAACAGCACCCTTGGTAATTATCAGTGCAATGTAGGATTTGTAAACCAAAAAACCTTTCCAATTCTTGGTAATTACCGAACAAATGTAcaacaaaattgtaaaaaaatatctTGCTTAATGGCAGAATGATAGAAAAGTATTGTTTTCAGAGAGCATTTGTCCTTGGTTTAAAGAGAAAGTGGATACCAGAGACAAGTACAGTAAGCCtgtttctttatattatataataagcTAAATTCTTTTCAATTATATTTCAATTGATCAATCATATCAATCAATTAAAATAAACCAAGATAAACAGATAGAATTACATTTGAGAGGAAAGATCAATGTTTGTACTTTCTTGAAAACACTACCAGCTGTTTACTGTATTTTTTCACTTATCAGCAGGGATATATCAATTTCAAGATACAGATGCTTAAAAGCAATGTGGTGCAAATATTCCTAAAGAAAGTGTTTCCTCTGTTCTAAGTCTTCCAAAAGAGTTATTCATAGTAATGTTTGAAAGAACATTTGCTGCAACCCACTGCTAGTAACTCCAACCAGATCTCATGATGTCTAAAAGACATATTTGTCTAAGATGTCTAATGATCAATGTCGATGGAAATATGAATGACTTAAACTGATATGTTTCATATTGAATGTGATCTGTTGTTAGTATCAAGTGATATGTTGTTGATGTAAAGTGATATGTTGATGATAACAGATGTTGAAGCATCATACTAGGCTGGCACCGTTCAACGTGTCGCTGATATTCAAtccatatactgtactgtacacgtTCAACAAATGTTGTTGCTCAGAAACTATAAATGCTCTATAATGTACGAATCACCAGATATTTAACTTGATATGAAAGTGGTGCTTGATGATGATAGGTTTTTCTTAACAAGGCTGTCAAATATATCCTGAAACTTGGATGGATGGAACACACAGAAACTAAAGGGCAACGGTCTTCCTACTGCCACGTGCCCATGTCATACACACTAGAAATTTCTCACCTAAGATGTTTCCAATCACTGGCCATCCCTTCGGCCCTGGAGGGAAGTTCTTACTTGGTTTTTGTTGGCTCCAGACCCATATTCCCACTATGAATGTAGCTGCTGTTACCAACGCAATGGATGTACCGTTATTCACTGCCCCACTAGATTCCACAAAGTTGAGCATGATCTAGCAGTTGTGCACACAAACACCTGTGGAGAAATCAATGACCTAAACTTAAAGATATTGGTCATTCAGCATTGAATTGTGTTTCTATTACGTAAGACAAAATCTCCATAACCAGCTCTTCTCTTAGTACAGTCAAAGGATGTATAATTTATGacatttcatgattttaccATGATAGCAATGTTAGAAAGCATATTAAACTTGCAGTGTGCTAGCAAGTCTCTCAAAGTGTTTTTTCTACAAAAGTAATGTCAAATAATTACATAAATTTGCAAATGTATGTCCAAATCATCACTATAAAGTAACTCCTTCGGTTTTAGCTTACTAAATATCAGCTAGAATATTATTTGTTTCCTTtgtaaagaatgaaaaaaaaaatcaccaaaacacTCTTTCTTATCGTACTTTGTTtatttgcattaaaaaaaaggagagtATTTAAAGTGAATTCCAGATGCATCCCACTTTTATAAGGGCCATAATACTAGGTACTGGTATGGTGCCATCATTTGCAATGGTACCGCTGTACTACAGaaagtttcttcaaacttttgTCAGAATATGCAAACTGTGCTATTGCATGTTGATAACCCTACTAGCCTATCGAACACATAAAGACTTAACATTAGCTGAGGCTCTTGAGCATCTTGTCTTTTCTTGGAAGTTTCATATACAGTAAATAGGCCTTTTGTGTGGTGAATCTATAGTTGAATGACCTATTACACTATTAACAGTACAACAAGGGCCCTACTAATGATTTACTTTcaaaaatttaatgatttttccACAGCAACTGAAAGTAAACCAAACATGAAAAGTGCTAACAAGTCTCCTAACAAATTTTTATTAAAGTCAAGCCAAACAATTCCGTAAATTTTCAAAGCTATGACCAAATCTTCAAgtcatttattttgtattagCTTTAATACTTACATCTACTATCTAGACTATTATTTGTTTGTGTCTATAATGtcaagaatgaaagaaatatccCCATATTCTTCTTTCTAGAACTTTCCTTGTTTACTTGTAAGGAAATTGCAAAAAGGTGttgtcaaaatacaaaaaaatgttcATGCTGGTAACATATTGCAAAggttatataggcctatgaagAAATAAAAGATTTGATTCAATACTGAGAAAATTAAGTTCGAAgtcttacagtactgtaatgtgtgacatatatatacacctaTGATGCTACAGTACATTGCCTTTGGACTGGTGTTGGACTTAGATCATGGAGTCAAAATATAGGCTAGAACCTAGCCTAGTCACAGAATAAGCTTtgcaatattttcattattaatcTAATACCGAATATACGCTCTATGACCATAGGGATGatacaaatgaaaatatgcAAGTGTATTTGTTACTCTACATTGGATAGTTCGATACAGTAAAGGCCTAGCCTAGCAGCATTTCCTTGTCCAAACGAAAATCAATCGCGTAACTGGGCAAGGTCAGTGCAAACTAAGGATTTCAGTTCTCTCGTACTTTTTTTGCGCTGTTGACTCAGACAGAATCAGATGgattttaaaacattaatatccTTTTCGTGGAGCTACTAATGTTCCATGGACAAATGAATATGCCCTCACATACGTAGGAACTGCAGCACAGCTtcaggcattgaagactcgctccaaaccgtgtgcggccttCTGAAAAaataactttccgttgcttgctagtgatgttttgttcgtgtcgctacaaaatgcagacagtaatgaaatgtgatacctcgttatctttagctggaccaatccatcgctgtattgtttgtacactgtgctgtgggtattgacagcagctgtatgtactgactgtatactagtgtctagtaccgatggtagcaagctgtattttttttctgggatcgatggtggtgtctaacacttctattacacctcattcgaaactaggtcagattaccggcattagacgtttcttttgcgcgagtcttcagaCCCTTTAAGATGGAGAGATTGCTCAGGCGTTTCGTAATTtgcatttctattttttttttatatagagAAAACGTTACTGCATGCaagtactttattttttttggtggcTATTTACCGGCCATCGGGTAAATAAGCGGTGTCGCTATGCTTATTTACCCGATGGCCGGGTTTAAGCAGTTGTTGATGCATTTTACCCATAGAAAACGAGTAAGATGATTTTACCCGATCATCGGGCGGAGAGTAATAAAGTTTTGCTTACGTTCCCCATCGTCCATGGAGGAACAGCTTTTGTAATTGTAGTTGTTACGATTGTCGGGTAGATAACAACGTAATATGACGGTATTTTGCCGATGGGCGGGAGAAAAGTTAAGTGGTAATTGTTTTCCTGATCGTTTGGGGGACATTTGATGTGATCGGGTTAATAACCAGATTAAATGTACGTATTTTCCCGATCATAGGCAAAGTAAAACTGGCAGGAGATTTATAGCTCCTGCTCGTCAGGGAGCAGATCTAGTGTTATCTCAATGCCGTAACCAAGTAAATATGCCCTAAGTTGACTTACTGCTTATAGGCTTTACCAACAGTTTTCCATCATCAGAAAATACAACCAGCTATACCAACCAAACTTACAAGATGGATCGCCAGCTCCCAGACACACCGCTCTACCAGCTTCAAAATTGGGTGATATTACCCACGTGCTCTCACCACCACTACAAATCACCACCGGAACTCATCAAGGCAGCACCATCAGCCCATTTCTTTACATCCTCTTCTTCGGAGACATCCCAGCCGGTACCAGCTGGACATGCAACAGCTACCGTACACAAATCTCCCAATATGCAGACGATATCGCCATCTGGACCAGCCAAATCCACGCCTTCAGAACAGAAGAATACCTACAACGAAAGGCCTACATCAACAGGATCTACCAATGGTGCAATGATTGGAGAAGGAACATTAACCCAAAATGGCCACAGATTCTCTACATCGCCAAAAGAAACAAACTAAGAAGACAACCATATCTCACACTCAACAACACCATAATCCCAGTCACAAACCAAGTACGCTTCCTAGGATTACACATCGACAGCCGGCTCACACTTGGATACCAACATCCGTACGTCCCTCACTATATTTAGAATCGCTGGAACTGAAGAGCACCCTCCAGTTTCACCAATCACCACTATGAAGATCTATACAAGATGATTAGAACTCTCTTCGAATTTTTCAGCATCAGCCATGGCTCACGTACTTTATCACCACACAAAACACACAATGACTAGAAGCTTCACAACGCAGAGCATACAGAGTCGCCGACGACCTGCCACGGGATACAGCTAGACTGTGAAACAATAAAGAACTGCAttttcaggtggcctcagatgcaatttggtgcaatatagcacacttcaacacccactccattttgtaaagaattttgcattttcacctggccttagatgcaatttggtgcttcaaatgaattttttttctcatttggaaatgaaaaagggttttctgacttgcggagcggggggggggggggcggaacgatacttccgcccctatatttttcactggggggctggcgccccccagccccccggttcatACGCCCTTGGCATTTAtacctgcaaatacgcagtattgtagtgggTGTGGAGTGCTTGCAGAATTAggagaacttttcggttgttcatggtgttatttttgggcggacaacacaccagggagtgcattttcacctggccttagatgcaatttggtgctccaaatgagaattTATTTCTCAattggttagggttagggtttgggttagggttagggttagggctaGGGCTTGGGCTTGGGCTTGGGCTTGGGTTTGGGTTTGGGTTTGGGTTTGGGTTTGGGTTTGGGTttgggtttgggttagggtttgggtttgggtttgggttagggtttgggtttgGGTTTGGGTttgggtttgggttagggttagggttagggtttgggttagggtttgggtttgagaaatgagaaacaaatctcatttggagcaccaaattgcatctaaggccaggtgaaaatgcaaaattatatacaaaatggagtgggtgggttgaagtgagCTGTATTGCACcacattgcatctgaggccacctggaaatgcaaaaatattccaaacgggagggggacatcccctccccctagacccctcccccaggtcggccatcattcttcagcccccccccccccactcaaaagtaccttcctactcCACTggacttaataataataataaattagatTTATAAAGCGTCTTACTATGTAAAACAAACTGAAGGCGCTGTACATATAATCTACATGTAATATAAATCTAATAAAAAGCAGCAAATCAATTAAACGTAACAATAAAATAGTAAACcttaaaacagtgaaaaaatatCAGGAATCACTGAAAATCGGAAACGCCCTAACAATGTTaattagtgttcaaacgattttGCTTTAACAGAAAAAACCGATtcaccgattatttttttcataatcggaCCAATTCCGATTCTTATTATTCTTcttatttgaaaaagagaaaatatcccgtttatacgaaatcggcaataaagtatgtgatagaaacaattcttgttgtgattttcccctgtttccttttgctttcatTGTAATAGAAGGCTCTTTGGTAtccttttgtatgtaccaaattacctctggagtttcgcggaaagaaagatttttttttttttacaaatttcaaaattacgAAAATATGACATACTACGTATTAAGCACTGTGCtgagcgaatggcctaaccacctcgacgtgtatgtcacctgttaatggcttgaaatgggttAAGAATAGTTAcccaaaatatccatctcaaaaagtatctcagacaaaccatccatcttcactCTTttccaaagtgtaaattttaataacatatttcctacattccgacattattttgtacttattttcagtactataccgtttatgaacaaatagagaTGTTAGGAACTTGAATTTAAACAGCCTTATTAGTTActtatttaactccattcaagttcaattagaaaatgtaagcttaggccaatcaaactgaaaagccaattataccatcgtaacttgtttaaaattacaactgtagaatgttaccagattgatgtaaagaaataatacaaCTAGAAACTACCCAAATATTGTTTTGTCACATgaaaaatgtgcatttatactTGATCATAATtgatttgaacaaaattttagACGGTATTCCGAGACCTGTTAACAATGTAACAACCTAGTGTTATGCTTAATGTGACGGCTATGGATGAGAGGCATATCAGTATTTCTGccgaaattaaattatttttgaggGTATTGCGGCAAACATCGTAAGgttaaaaaatggaaagaagagGGTCGACGTGAAAAGGGTGGTGATGGACAGGGAAGTATGGCCCTTTGCAAATTGtgagaaaaagaaacatcaaaTTACAAATTAGTGCATCAAATACTGCACTACGGAGCATTTGATGCCAAAACATGACCTATACTTAGCTTGTCAACATAAGCCCTATATATCCAGCACCAGGGTATGAATTAAGATTTGGCTTTGGGGGCTATTTTgggaaattaaaatttaaacacGCCACCCCCCTTAATATATTTACGAAGGCTTTTTAAGGTTAAGGGGGGCTCTTTTCGATAAACTGTTTACGGAAATGCTTGTAAGCATTCAAAAGGGCACAGTTACTCTCTTCCTAGTGCTGCGACCGTATAGcaaatttattaaaagtttAATAGCAAAATTTGCGATAACTTAGCAAATAACGTCAAGCCACCGAATTTATGATGACGAAAAACCAGTTGCACatcaattgaaatataaaacagAGGTTTAACAACAGAGTGTTCAAACATTCTTATCGTTTTTACTTAGCAGTACCCATGGTAAAGAATGATCTGATGTCTGCTTCGTGCAAAACAGCTGGAATCCAAGATGTTTACAGGAAATTCAACAAGGTTTTCCAATGCTGATGGCCTGTCCCGTGTTCAAGTCATCTCAATTTGACTTTGGCATATGTCATTCACATTCAATATCATATTCAAACTCGACTGATTACTATACTCTGCTAGGAATAAATACTGAATCCATATTTTGGgatatataaatgtaacaaGTTTTGTACGAGTACTACATTGTTAGGGATTTTGATCCTAAAGACTATTATCTGTTGGGGACTATTGACTGAGGGGGGTGTTTCAGATTAGAACATAAAATGACTCAGTGGTTGAAGTACACTTTAACACATgcagaaggttttttttttattatcatagATGGCCACTATTACATTAATAATGGTATAGAAATGTTTTAGACTTTAACTAATGTATAAACGGAACATGCATATGCACAGTGATTTCATTAATTAGTGATCCTGTTAGTgatagcgctaatacttctgcGACACTGAATCAGAAATGCACCAATGTTAAAAGGGATACAAAagcagctgcaaaatcccctgcagcaaggctgtaTCCATATCAAACAAGTTAGATTGTCTCTGCAGATCAGCTGTGACTACTGTGTGAGACTGTATGCATAGCACATAAGATCACATCCAATGCAGAATAGAGCTGTAGGAATGATGCAGCCTATCTCATCAACCTATACTTTTGACATGGTGCCTCTTTAACTGCAATTTTCCTTCTATCTACAACTAACGTTGCAAATTAAAGTGTGTTATAGTGCATCAGCGCATTTGTAGAAAGTTGACCTGATGTTAAtgttctttttatatattttgttatttatttattatttttttttagttatcttATTGATTCTATATATAAcagataaacaaacaatgattaAGTTATCAAACAAGccatgtttgtattaaattgttatttattctgTATGCTCTTCAAAAGGTGAGCCTAAGGATCTCATCGAGATGCTCTTTCACTACAAGGAGGGGATGAAGAGAGAGGGAAAAGAAGACATGAACCAAATCACAGACACTCACATCAAACAGACTGTCTCGGATGTCTTCAATGGTCACTATTCATTCTCTCTTTAATACACTTAATGCTACATATTTGTGCTTCCATTCATCCTTACATTCCAGCATCTCAAGGCATGTTGGACAAAGATGTTGGTAATTcacaactctctctctctctctagtatagtatagtataacaaagaaaaaattgtgTCTGCATTGTTGCGTTGACTGTTATCGTGTGCAACGTGCCAAGGAATCACCAAGCCagttcattttcatattttctataaACTCCTTTCTCAACGGGAACCGATACATCCATCTATACCATGCACTGGTCTGTAATGCTCCTTTGTGAGTTTCCCGACATTCAGGAGAAAGTAGGCGAAGAAGTTGACAGAATCGTTGGATGGGACAGACTGCCCTCACTGGATGATCGTGAGAAACTGACGTACACCACAGCAACCCTGTATGAGGTCATGAGGTTCAGTTCAATCTTGCCACTCTCTGTGCCCCATGCAACATCAAAAGAAGTGCAAATCGGTAATCATTTATCTGTCTCTGTGTAAATCAAATGACGTTATAGTAACAGCTACTGGTTGTATTGTCTCGGCAGTGTAACTGCCCTCTTTGAAAAGAACTAATGTACTTGCTAAGTTTTTGTTGGGTTTGTTTTCCTCTGGAGTAGAACACAGTAGTTGGTGGGTGATGTCATCATagcaaatgttcttcaaaagttTGACATTCCGGTTATAATCTCCCAACACGATTTATCCTTGAAAGTAAGTATACTTGGAATGTGCGTTTAGCTGCTATTTTTCTCTGTATTCAGAATGCCATCAAAATGTAACTGTCTTGTAGAAATATTTATGTTAATCTGTGAATAAGTTAGTTTAACATTATGAAGAAAAACAGGACAAAACCTGTTTCAGATGAATTGCCgtaatgacatcattcacttcgctgttgccagatgcactCGCAAAGTACCACCAAATCTCAATTGCCATGCAATGTGCTACAAGCATGTGAGTTTGCCCTAAAGATTACAGAAAATTACCATGATTTTTTATAAAGTAATCTACTTTAGCCACCAGTGTATCCCTTCAAAAATCTTTTCACCTAGCTTTCCAAACAAGACTTCATCGGATCTCAGTATTTCAGAAATTCTAGTTTGTTGTTATTCACCCCCTCTTTTAAGGTGGCTTCACTCTTCCAGAAGGCACCTGGGTTCTCTTCAATCTGTTTTCAATGCACTACGATGACAAACTCTGGAATGAGCCAGAGACATTTAAACCAGGTGAGATTATCAAAGGATGGGTTAAAGCACAAAATCAATGTTACAGGTTACcgatattatttaaaaacaaacacttCTATCAGCCAATGGTGCACTAACGTACCACTTTTTTTTAGTTGTGAGAAATTATCCTTTTACTGCTGCTGGCCTTTGTGGTCTATTAGACACACCTAGTGTTGGGGTGTGgcagggaaggggtgggggcaCAAGCTGGCTCCTGCAGGTTAGCTAGAacaaagtgcaaaaaaaaacagattattaatattaatacattgGTAAGGGTGAGAAGACAAGCAATATGCACAAAATGGAAGCTTTAAAATACTATGTGGGTAACTCAAATACTGGGAGGTTGCTCCATACCTTGCAATCTCACTATTAGACACACACA from Apostichopus japonicus isolate 1M-3 chromosome 19, ASM3797524v1, whole genome shotgun sequence carries:
- the LOC139960518 gene encoding cytochrome P450 2D15-like isoform X1; translation: MHWSVMLLCEFPDIQEKVGEEVDRIVGWDRLPSLDDREKLTYTTATLYEVMRFSSILPLSVPHATSKEVQIGGFTLPEGTWVLFNLFSMHYDDKLWNEPETFKPEHFLDETGKVRLHPEGFLPFSTGRRVCLGESLAKAELFLLFSWLFQHYRVRKSPGQEDKDYSESTFVAFGSLPQNYKVVVEKRF
- the LOC139960518 gene encoding cytochrome P450 2D15-like isoform X2, producing the protein MHWSVMLLCEFPDIQEKVGEEVDRIVGWDRLPSLDDREKLTYTTATLYEVMRFSSILPLSVPHATSKEVQIEGTWVLFNLFSMHYDDKLWNEPETFKPEHFLDETGKVRLHPEGFLPFSTGRRVCLGESLAKAELFLLFSWLFQHYRVRKSPGQEDKDYSESTFVAFGSLPQNYKVVVEKRF